DNA from Pseudomonadota bacterium:
TCACGGACGCGTCGGGGCTTGGCGTCAGCGCGATCCCTAGCTGAGCCGGTTTGGCACCTGCCTCGTCCCGCGAAACAAGAACTGAGGCAAAATGCGGATCGACGCCTGGTATGGCATGCGGGACAAAGCGGGCGTAAGCCTACTTGCAGCGGCCCTCTTGCTAGGCTGCTCGGACGCCTCGACACCTCCCGCGTACGGGCCTCCGCCGTTGCCCCCCGGCGGTGTAGCAGCCGGCACAGGAGGCTCCCCAGGGGGTGCCGGAATGGCCTCTGCTGGCGTTTCGGCCGGAGCGGGTGTGGTTGGAGCCCCCGTCGCTGGCAGCGGCGTTGCCGGCATGGGCGTCGGTGCCGGCGGCTTGGCGGGTATGGGCATGGCGGGCCTTGGCATGGGCGGCGCTGCCGGCACGGTGCCCGGTCTGCCCTACTACCTGCGCGGCTACGAGCATCACGGCACAGCACCACAGACCGATGGCACCACTTTGCGCGCTTCCAAAGCGGCGTACGAATGGTACCGAGACGCCAAGTTCGGCATGTTCCTTCACTGGGGCATCTACTCCGTGGTGGGCAAGCACGAGTGGGAGATGGAGCATCGCGGCTGGAAGATCCTCGACTACGAAAAGCTGGCCGATCGCTTCAACCCGGTTCGTTTCGATCCACAGGAGTGGGTGAGCGTGGCCAAGACCGCGGGCATGCGTTACATGGTCATCACCACCAAGCACCACGACGGCTTTGCCATGTGGGACTCCAAGGTGAGCGACTACGACATCATCGATCGCACGCCCTACAAGAGGGATGTGATCAAAATGCTCGCGATCGAGTGCCAGCGGCAAGGGATCGCCTTTGGTCTCTACCATTCGCATCTGGACTGGCATCATCTCGATTACTTCCCGCGCGGCAAGACGGGCCACAACGCGGGCCGTCCCAACTCGGGCGACTTCAACAAGTACATCGACTACATGAATAGCCAGATTGCCGAATTGGCGAGCGGCGAGTACGGGCCCGTGTCGAGTTGGTGGTTCGATGGGGTCTGGGACCACAAGACCGGGGTCGATTGGCGACTCAAGGAGACCTACGACTTGATCCACAATGCGCTGCCTCACTCCATGATTGGCAACAACCGTTTCTCCGTGCCCGAGTTTGGCGAGGATATTCAAGTTTTCGAGCGCGACCTGCCGGGCCACAACACGTATGGAGCCAACATCGCGGACGTGTCGCCGTATCCGTTGGAATCTGTGGATACGATGAACGGCCATTGGGGCTACAACGCGATGGACAGCAACTTCAAGTCCGTGAAGGCGTTGGTTCACTATCTGGTTCGTGCCGCGGGACTCAATGGAAACCTACTGCTGAACGTCGGGCCGCCGCCGGATGGGAAGTTTCAGCCCGAGGTGGTTCAGCGCCTGCAAGGCATGGGTGAGTGGACCTCCCAGAAGGGCCATACCCTCTACAAGACGCGCGGGGGGCCGATGGCCGAACAAAAATGGGGCGTGATGACCCACATGCACGATGGCACCCGCTCGTATCTGCATGTGCTTGACCCCACGGGCATTGCCGGGCAGCTGCAGGTGCCCGTGACGGGCAACGTCACCGCGGTCAAGCTCGAGTCCACGGGAGCCGCGGTGCCCTTTCAAGCGGGTCAGCAGCTTGCGCTCACACTCGCCGGGATCCAGTTCGATCCGATCGATACCATCTTCGTGATCGAACATCAGGGCAAGTTGAAAGGCATCCCGAAGCCCAAGCCTTAGGCGTCGGGTCAAACCGGTTGCCATTCCTTCGATCCCGCGCTTCTGGACGGTGGTCAGCTCGCCACCTCCGAACTCGCTCTCGCTCTCGGCCTCGGGCTCGGTCCCACGAAAAAGCGCAGCTTCGGTGACCGCCCAGACTATCCGGCCGCCGAAATCATGGAAAAATCTCCCCTACTTTTGCACCGTCATGCAGCTAGGTCTTGTGGGGCCGATCGAGCCGAAGAAGAAGCTGGCGCGCCTCTTGGGCGCCGCGTTGCTGGCTGTCTCGTGCCGCGAGGAGCAGGCCGGGTTCGTTGATGGCC
Protein-coding regions in this window:
- a CDS encoding alpha-L-fucosidase yields the protein MFLHWGIYSVVGKHEWEMEHRGWKILDYEKLADRFNPVRFDPQEWVSVAKTAGMRYMVITTKHHDGFAMWDSKVSDYDIIDRTPYKRDVIKMLAIECQRQGIAFGLYHSHLDWHHLDYFPRGKTGHNAGRPNSGDFNKYIDYMNSQIAELASGEYGPVSSWWFDGVWDHKTGVDWRLKETYDLIHNALPHSMIGNNRFSVPEFGEDIQVFERDLPGHNTYGANIADVSPYPLESVDTMNGHWGYNAMDSNFKSVKALVHYLVRAAGLNGNLLLNVGPPPDGKFQPEVVQRLQGMGEWTSQKGHTLYKTRGGPMAEQKWGVMTHMHDGTRSYLHVLDPTGIAGQLQVPVTGNVTAVKLESTGAAVPFQAGQQLALTLAGIQFDPIDTIFVIEHQGKLKGIPKPKP